From a region of the Streptomyces sp. B21-083 genome:
- a CDS encoding MFS transporter gives MVGSGRRTRPETRDTAQRTGTGKRGAVVAALMLAMALAALDSTIVSTAVPQIVGDLGGFSVFSWLFSGYLLAVTVTLPVYGKLSDTFGRKPVLIAGCALFLAGSLLCALAWNMGALIAFRIIQGLGGGALQGTVQTLAADLYPLEQRPKIQAKLSTVWATSAVAGPAVGGILAAYADWRWIFLVNLPVGAVAMWLLARHLHEPQRDTSGVRPRIDWAGALAVFACGGVLLTALVQGGVAWPWLSWPSTAFFGTGLALVLLVVVIERRAAEPIIPGWVWRRPTIAAVNLALGALGLLMVAPTVFLPTYAQSVLGLTPIAAGFVLSVWTLSWPVSAALSQHVYRRIGFRDTAVLGIGTATLILLAFPYLPYPGSPWQPTLLMLLLGGALGLFQLPLIVGVQSTVGWSERGTTTASVLFCRQSGQTIGAALFGAVANGVLASRLGGAGDLDSVTRSLGTSTATEATRRAIADAVHSVYFGAAGAAALAFVVLLVLAPRRFPVLERDQ, from the coding sequence CTGGTGGGCAGTGGGCGCCGTACGAGACCCGAGACACGCGACACCGCGCAGCGCACCGGAACCGGGAAACGAGGGGCCGTCGTCGCCGCCCTGATGCTCGCGATGGCGCTGGCCGCGCTCGACTCCACCATCGTGTCCACCGCCGTACCGCAGATCGTCGGCGACCTCGGCGGCTTCTCCGTCTTCTCCTGGCTGTTCTCGGGCTACCTGCTGGCCGTCACGGTCACCCTCCCGGTCTACGGCAAGCTCTCCGACACCTTCGGCCGCAAACCGGTCCTGATAGCGGGCTGTGCCCTGTTTCTCGCCGGCTCGCTGCTCTGCGCGCTGGCCTGGAACATGGGCGCGCTGATCGCGTTCCGGATCATCCAGGGCCTCGGCGGCGGCGCCCTCCAGGGCACGGTCCAGACGCTGGCCGCCGACCTCTACCCGCTGGAGCAACGCCCCAAGATCCAGGCGAAGTTGTCGACCGTGTGGGCGACCTCGGCGGTGGCGGGCCCCGCGGTGGGCGGGATCCTGGCGGCCTACGCCGACTGGCGCTGGATCTTCCTCGTCAACCTCCCCGTCGGCGCGGTGGCGATGTGGCTCCTGGCCCGCCACCTCCACGAACCGCAGCGTGACACCTCCGGCGTCCGCCCGCGCATCGACTGGGCCGGCGCGCTGGCGGTCTTCGCGTGCGGCGGCGTACTCCTGACGGCCCTCGTCCAGGGCGGCGTGGCCTGGCCCTGGCTGTCGTGGCCGTCAACCGCCTTCTTCGGTACGGGACTTGCGCTCGTGCTGCTCGTCGTCGTGATCGAACGCCGCGCGGCCGAGCCGATCATCCCCGGGTGGGTGTGGCGGCGCCCCACGATCGCGGCGGTCAACCTGGCGCTGGGCGCGCTGGGCCTGCTGATGGTGGCCCCGACGGTGTTCCTGCCGACGTACGCCCAGTCGGTGCTGGGCCTGACCCCGATCGCGGCCGGATTCGTGCTGTCCGTATGGACGTTGAGCTGGCCGGTGTCGGCGGCGCTGAGCCAGCACGTGTACCGCAGGATCGGCTTCCGCGACACGGCGGTGCTCGGCATCGGCACGGCGACCCTGATCCTGCTGGCGTTCCCCTACCTCCCCTACCCGGGCTCTCCCTGGCAGCCCACGCTTCTGATGCTGCTGCTCGGCGGCGCTCTCGGTCTCTTCCAACTTCCGCTGATAGTGGGCGTCCAGTCGACGGTCGGCTGGTCGGAGCGCGGCACGACGACGGCGTCGGTGCTGTTCTGCCGCCAGAGCGGCCAGACGATCGGCGCGGCCCTGTTCGGCGCGGTGGCCAACGGCGTACTGGCGTCCCGGCTGGGCGGCGCGGGCGACCTGGACTCGGTGACCAGGTCGCTGGGCACGAGCACCGCGACGGAGGCGACCCGCCGGGCGATCGCGGACGCGGTGCACTCGGTGTACTTCGGAGCGGCGGGCGCGGCGGCACTGGCCTTCGTGGTGCTGCTGGTGCTGGCGCCGCGAAGGTTTCCGGTGCTGGAGAGGGACCAGTAG
- a CDS encoding ABC transporter ATP-binding protein codes for MTSAVTITRHGGTGGRTAVAARARQVVKAYGSGETRVVALDQVDVDIARGQFTAIMGPSGSGKSTLMHCLAGLDTVTSGQIYLDDTEITGLKDKKLTQLRRDRIGFIFQAFNLLPTLSALENITLPMDIAGRKPDKGWLAQVVETVGLKDRLKHRPNQLSGGQQQRVAVARALAARPEIIFGDEPTGNLDSRAGAEVLGFLRRSVDELGQTIVMVTHDPVAASYADRVLYLADGRIVDEMFRPTADSVLDRMKDFDARGRTS; via the coding sequence GTGACATCGGCTGTGACAATCACCAGGCACGGGGGCACTGGAGGGCGTACGGCCGTTGCCGCACGGGCGCGGCAGGTCGTGAAGGCGTACGGGTCCGGTGAGACCCGTGTCGTCGCCCTGGACCAGGTCGACGTGGACATCGCGCGGGGACAGTTCACCGCGATCATGGGCCCTTCGGGCTCCGGCAAGTCCACCCTCATGCACTGCCTCGCCGGCCTCGACACCGTGACGTCCGGGCAGATCTACCTCGACGACACCGAGATCACCGGGCTCAAGGACAAGAAGCTGACGCAACTGCGCCGGGACCGGATCGGGTTCATCTTCCAGGCGTTCAACCTGCTGCCGACGCTCAGCGCGTTGGAGAACATCACGCTCCCCATGGACATCGCGGGCCGCAAGCCGGACAAGGGCTGGCTGGCCCAGGTCGTCGAGACCGTGGGACTGAAGGACCGGCTCAAGCACCGGCCCAACCAGCTCTCCGGCGGTCAGCAGCAACGCGTCGCCGTGGCAAGGGCGTTGGCCGCGCGTCCCGAGATCATCTTCGGTGACGAGCCGACCGGAAACCTCGACTCCCGTGCGGGCGCTGAGGTGTTGGGCTTCCTGCGCCGCTCGGTGGACGAGCTCGGCCAGACCATCGTGATGGTCACGCACGACCCGGTGGCCGCCTCGTACGCCGACCGGGTGCTGTATCTGGCGGACGGGCGGATCGTCGACGAGATGTTCCGGCCGACCGCCGACAGCGTCCTCGACCGTATGAAGGACTTCGACGCGCGGGGGCGTACGTCATGA
- a CDS encoding cellulose-binding protein, protein MSGAAMSYGFVAGFGAGRGRGYRPDQVDAYAAALSAERDAAWERAARLTVLAREMDAESERLREVVAALEPQTYDSLGERARQLFELGVEEAGAVRERGRSEARQLVAAAEARADALLEAAGAAAETVRTEAEERARHRLLAARAEADEIRIGARREVKEGRGEALAALREMRLRTSGLLAEQEKEYAERWAAAERLSAEREVALEARNMERVAAAEAALSEAERAFAEAEGSVGRTEEYARIRAAEILAEARVQEDRVARETERLLREHGQEWDDVQAHMDHVRSSLTTLTGRAAAE, encoded by the coding sequence ATGAGCGGCGCAGCGATGTCGTACGGTTTCGTGGCCGGTTTCGGGGCCGGACGGGGGCGCGGTTACCGGCCCGATCAGGTCGACGCGTACGCCGCCGCGCTCTCCGCGGAGCGGGACGCGGCCTGGGAGCGGGCCGCGCGGCTGACCGTGCTCGCCCGGGAGATGGACGCGGAGTCGGAGCGGCTGCGGGAGGTCGTGGCGGCGCTGGAGCCGCAGACGTACGACAGCCTCGGTGAACGCGCCCGGCAGCTCTTCGAGTTGGGCGTCGAGGAGGCCGGCGCGGTGCGGGAGCGGGGGCGGAGCGAGGCGCGGCAGCTGGTCGCGGCGGCCGAGGCCCGCGCCGACGCGCTGCTGGAGGCCGCGGGCGCCGCCGCCGAGACCGTACGGACCGAGGCCGAGGAACGTGCCCGGCACCGGCTGCTCGCCGCCCGCGCCGAGGCCGACGAGATCCGGATCGGCGCCCGGCGGGAGGTCAAGGAGGGCCGGGGGGAGGCGCTGGCCGCGTTGCGGGAGATGCGGCTGCGGACCTCGGGGCTGCTCGCCGAGCAGGAGAAGGAGTACGCCGAGCGGTGGGCCGCGGCGGAACGGCTCTCCGCCGAGCGTGAAGTCGCCCTGGAGGCACGGAACATGGAGCGGGTTGCGGCTGCCGAGGCCGCGCTGTCCGAGGCGGAGCGGGCCTTCGCGGAGGCCGAGGGATCGGTCGGGCGCACCGAGGAATACGCCCGGATCCGCGCCGCCGAGATCCTCGCCGAGGCCCGCGTCCAGGAGGACCGCGTCGCCCGCGAGACGGAGCGCCTGCTGCGGGAGCACGGGCAGGAGTGGGACGACGTACAGGCCCACATGGACCATGTACGCAGCAGCCTGACCACGCTCACGGGGCGGGCGGCGGCGGAGTAG